A segment of the Delphinus delphis chromosome 20, mDelDel1.2, whole genome shotgun sequence genome:
ACGTCCCTGGAGGCAACATCACTTTTAACTAAATGGTCCCAGCTGGTACCAAGGTGCCCATCCCTCCTCTTGCACTTGCTACAATGTCGTCTACAGCCCGGCCTGGACCCCATGCAGAGCAGGCCTTGGGGGCAGGCTCTGAGGAGAAGGGAAACCAGGATCTCTGTCTCTGACTCGATCGCTCTGCCTTGTCTTGGTTGGAGTCAGTTTTCCAATTTCTACAGAATTGCAAAACAGGCCCCGAAAACTTCCCTTCTTTCAAATCAAGTAGGCTATTCATTGCTTTTCCAATAGATGGTCAgaaagaatgggggtggggaggtcagCCACTGGTAGGATTTCTGGGAGACTCAGGACCACATGGTATGGACACAGTGCTGAGGACCAAGCTGTCACCCAAAGTCAGGAGCACTATTCTTTCTCTTCCATGGGAGATGTCATTGCCTCTGGGCCTCCTTGGCCTGAAAACTAGGTCCAGTTGCCTGGATATAGAGCTCCACCATTCCCGGGAGAAATAGTAGGGTGGAGAGTTTACCCCAGGACTCACAATGAATAACACCCAAATGGGTGTGTGTCAGCTTGTGTACGTGTGCAAGTGTGTTTGGGGCCCAGAGCAGGCCATCTCAAAATGTGCttcaatggcatattgattattttgcatTATAGTTACTCAAGAAactgccaggacttccctggtggtgcagtggttaagaatctgcctgccaatgcaggggacacgggttccagccctgttccgggaaaaatggaacaactaagcctgtgcatcacaactactgagcttgcgctgtACAGCCCGcgagccgtaactactgagcccgcataccacaactactgaagcccacgcacctagagcctgtgccccgcaacaagagaagcctccgcagtgagaagcccgcgcaccacagcaaagagtagcccccgctccccacaactagagaaagcccatgcgcagcaacaaagacccagcacagccataaataaataaaaataaataaataaatagaaacgaGCAACTCAAgaggacactctgaccctcctttctgCTTCCCTGAGAGCAGGACATAAATCTCTCAAGTGAAAGGTGCCCTCCCCACATCTGGAGGGAGAAGGACACCCTTATCAGCAGACCTAGGGAATTCGAGGCGAGAAGCCTGTGTGAACAAACCtcgttacttctttaatttactaccccaagGCTAAATTCTCActagattcttcactaattggGCACCCAAAGCCCAAGtctctttgtcctgtcaattcctcacagttttgtttctttgcctaaAAAGCATAAAACCTGCCCAATTTGGCCACTTCCTAGGTCCCATTCCAGGTGGAGGGTTCCAGAAGACAGTGTATGTGAtcggctgaataatggcccccagaGACATCCCCGTCTTAATCCCCGGAACGTGTGAATACGTGTTACCTTGCAGGGCAAAAGACCTTTGCAGGTGTGATCACATTAAAGctcttggtgggggggggggggtgtgggcgTGGAGAGATTCTCCAGGTGGAGCCTCGTTGTGATCACAAGTTtataagacagaggcagagggagcatGGACCACAGCAGAGGTAAATGATAGACGATGATCAAAGAGATGGTAGTGATGCCATCGCCAGAACCTGCAAGAAGCAAGAAAGAGATTCACCTTTGAGATCCTCcaggaggaaccaaccctgctgacaccttgatttatCTCCCTGAGACTCTGTTTGGACTTTTAGACTCCAGAACCGTAAGAGAatgcatttgggttgttttaagtTGAAGTGGAAGCCCTACTCCCTTgagaggctctagaggagaatccatCCCCTTGCCTCAAGGCCCCTTCCGCCATCTGCAAAGCCAATGGCGTAGCACCTTCTCTGTCTGCCTCTGCTTTCATCTGCTTTTCCATCACACGGGCTTCTCTTCTGTGTTCAaatctccctccacctccctcttAGGAGAATGCTTGTGGTTCCATTTAGGGCCAATGCAGAGAATCCGGGATAATCGCCCCATCTCAAAATGCTTGATTTAATCACATAGGCTAAGTCATTTCTGCCATAGAAATTAACATTCACAGGTTTCCAAAGATTACGAACTGGATGTCTTTGAGGGCTCTGTTCTTGCAcataaatattgcatgattccttttatatgaagtATTCGGACTGGGCAAAACcacagggacagaaagcagacggatggtttccaggagctggggggagaggggtTTTGGGGGTGATTGCTTAACGGGTCCAGGCTtcctgtttgggggtgggggaggggatgaaaCAGTTCTGGAGcgagatagtggtgatggttgcacaacactgtgaacgTGCTAAACGCCACTGAATTATACAGTTtaagatggttaaaatggtaaatgtcatgttatgtatgtttttattgaagtatagttgatttacaatgttgtgttagtgtcaggtatacagcaaagtgattcagttatacatatatatctatcctttatcagattcttttccattataggttactacaagatattgaatatagttccctgtgctatacagtaggtcctactttatatatagtagtgtatatctgctaATTACcaattccaaatttatccctaccccactttcccctttggtaagcataagtttgttttccatgtctgtgagtctatttctggtttgtaaataaggtcatttgtatcatttttttagattctacaaataagcgctatcatatgatatctttctttgtctgacttacttagtatgatcatctctaggtccatccatgttgctgcaaatggcattatttcattcttttttgtggatgagtaatattccattgtgtgtgtgtatatatatatatcacatcttctttacccattcttctgtcgatggaaatttaggttgcttccctgtcttgctactgtaaacagtgctgctatatattttgtatttttaacacaatttttttaagtccTCAGGGCCACTAATACAGAAACAGCACATTTCTGGCTATTATCAACATAGTAACACAAACCAGCTATGAAACAGGACTGAGTCATTTACCCCCTGGTGGATTATTTTCCTAGCACTACCGTAATAAAGCACCACAAATGTGGTGCTTAaattaacagaaatgtattttctcacagttctggaggctagaagtccaaaatcatggTGTTGGCAGGGCTCTCCTCTCTCCGAAGTCTCTAGGGAAGgacccttccttgcctcttccagcttctggtggctgctggcaatctctggcatcccttggcttgtggatgcatccctgcctctgtcttcacctgGCCTTCTCCctgcatgtctgtctctgtgtttcttttcttcttgtaaggacatcaGTTATATGGGATGAATGACCCACCCTACTGTaatgtgacctcatcttaaccaattacatctgcaatgacacTATTTCCAAACAAAGTCACATTCTGGGGCTCTGGGAAGAACATAAATGTGGAGGAGACACTATCCAACCCAGTACACTTGGTCAGATGGTCATTGGGAACTCCAGGTGGAACTTGAACACGGTTGAACATTCAGGGCAAGACCACAGAGCAGCATACGTAGGTGATACAGGAATCTCGGGACCTGTTAATGTAACTGGCCTTTGCCATCTGGCCCTGTTAGATCCCTTCTCCTGAAGGAGGCTTAATGCCACGCCCAAGCTTACTTCATAATTCATCACAGTTCAGTACTGAAGAGGCAGTATAGCTCCATAACACTTACTGACCAGCTCACATTACTTTCTCTTTATGCCTTTACTGCAATCTGGATGTCGCTCATTGtaagaaaatgatttatttactTGTCTGGCTATTCCACTGACCCAGAGACAGGGCCCCACGCTAGATTCAGCTGTGGCTCCAGTACTAATTGTTGTCTAGTTGGACCCTGGGCTCCTTTGCAGTATTTCACTGGCTTTGGcagctccccgccccccgccaactACGCCAAGGGAACTGGGTTTACTTCTACCGCAAGCACAATGCCGAGGAAAAACTCTGGTCATGGAATCAAGGTCACTGGACTCAACTCAGAGATCTCCCTAGGTGGGGAAATGTGGCTTTGGTGATTCACTCCCCTACTGtgatcctcagttttctcttctgtaaagtgggaatttTTAGCAATTGGTTTAACAAATACATCAGGCCCTTCAAAGTGATTTACAACTATTAACTCACTTAATGCTCAGACAGCCCTATCAAGCAGGTGctattagtcccattttagagcagaggaaactgaggcacagagaggctaagcgagctgcccaaggtcacacagccgccTGGATTCCACCCCGGGTTGTCTCGCGCCAGACTAGGCTGGGAGGCCTTCCTGTACCGGCAGGGTGGTGAATTTGAGGTCTCGTCCGTCCTCCCATACAGGGATGTGAGCTCTGGGAGGTGCACAGAGGCATTTAATGAACACTGtggaatgaaggaatgagtgGATATTTTAGGATGGCCACATCCCTTCGTGACCGCCTGCACCCTCCTGTCGCTTTCTGTTCTGGGAATTCTATTCGTGGTCAGGGCTTCTAGTCCCAGTAAACCGGATCCTCGGGGCGAGAGGAGACCCCAAGGAAATCACGGGCTAGGGCTGAGTCAAGGTTGGAGGTTAACCCACTCACAGCGGGGCACAGCGCCACCTGGCGGCGGAGTCCTGCTAAGACAGAGACGCCGAGAGACCAGGAACGTTTGCTTTGGGTGTGGTTGAATCGGCAGCTTTGAAAGGGAGTTGATAGCGGGTGGGCAGTTGTCTGAAAATCAGTATTTGATACTGGGTGCTTCATAACTTTGGCTCAGGTAAATGTCAGCACTGTcacaaataaatatgttttactgTCGAGTGGAGAAGGGCAAAACCTGCCCCTTTGGCTAGGTCAGCCCTCAGGTGGAATTTCAGCCCCAATTCACAACACCTGGCTGGCCCAAGTGTCGAGACTTGAATTTAAGTAGAAATAAATACGAACATAGCAGTTCTCACGCTTTTTGGTCTCAGAGACCCCTTTGCACTCTTAAATAAATAAGAGACCCCAAAGAACTTTTGTTTGCATGggttatatctatcaatatttatagTCCCACgtgccagggctcaaacccagccagaacccagattgggacttgaatccacagtcttttaattgagatcacacacctggtctcaggacttaatgaagctcagtttCTTGATGTCTCGCTTCAGaaaaaattcagtgagagacaaagtgataggtaagaagtggatttatttagagagaaacacactccaccaACAAaatgtgggccatctcagaaggcaagaagcCCTGAAGAATGgagtggttagtttttatgggctgggtaatttcacaggctaatgagtggcaggattattccaactatttggggTAAGaggtggagatttccaggaattgggccactgcccactttttggccttttatggttagcctctgaactgtcatggcgctggtgggtgtgtcatttagcatatgctaatgtattaaaatgaggctcaaggtccactggaagtcaaatcttctgaCATCTCGGACCTAGttagttctaaccagtttttgtcatgtcctatggttatgtcattcttttaaaggttgtgccctgtccCTTTCCTTCCTGTTTCAGTTTTAGcaattaaaattacaaaacttttaaattgagaatacacaaacacatattcCATTAGCCGTCAGAGTAACGATGTCATACATCACATAACCTCTGGAaaattccagagagagagagagagggagagggagagggagagggagagagggaggcaaaCAACATCTTACTATtactatgaaaatagttttaactTTGTAAAATACCTGAAAGTGCCTTGGGGACCCTGAGGTCCCCAGACAACATTGGGAACTGCTGGCCTAGAAACCCCTGCATCCCTGTATTTATTCCTGACCCTGGCTGACTCTCTTAGTTCTATCTTAATGACCAGACTCCCTAACATCcagtttccccttttccttttggtaATAGGACCACCTAGGCTCTGGCTGAGAAAATGACCACCCATCTAGAGACTATATTTCCCAGGCTACTTTGCAGGTGGGTGTTCCCACGTGACAAATTTCAGCCAAAGGAAGGGAGCAGAAAAGATGTGGAAAACTCCCAGCTCACATCCTTAAAAGGAGGGTCCTTAAAAGGAGGCTGCTTGCTCTCCAGTATCTCTTTGCCCTTTCCTGCTTTCCGTAACAAAGTTATAGCAATGATGACTTGGCTTCAACTGTCTTGAAAAGGCTGACACTTTAGGAGAATGGTTCCCAAattgtggtccccagaccagctgtAGCTGCAGCAGTGGCACCTGGGGCTTTGTGAGAGaggcaaattctcaggccccatccaagacctgctgaatcagaaactctggggcatGGGGCCCAGGACTGTGTTTCCAAAAACcgtccaggggattctgatgcacaaTCAAGTTTGAGGACCAGAGCTGGGAGATGTGGAGCAACAAGGTAGAAGGAAACTGGGTCCATGGATCACCTCAGCAGGTAGGGCCGACCTACTCCCTGCCCCACCTACCAGTGTGGATATTTACATGAGAAAATCAATCCATCTCACTAAAGCCTCTGTTATGTGGTCTTTGGTAAATCGATGCCTTAATCGACAGTATATTTAAATACACTCCTTGATTCttcttgaattaaaaattttaggcATACACCACACAACCATCAGAAATGGTTACtatcgggttggccaaaaagttcgtttgggttttttccataatgaaccttttggccaactcaatttttttttctttttttgcggtacgcgggcctctcaccattgtggcctctcccgttgcggagcacaggctccggacgcgcaggctcagcggccatggctcacgggcccagctgctccgcggcacgtgggatcttcccggaccggggcacggacccgcatcctctgcatcgtcaggcggactctcaaccactgtaccaccagggaagccctggccaactcaatattaaacaaaaaaaatttttttaaaaaaaggaaaagactaagTTGGCAAAGATTggggaaactggaacccttgtgtactggtggtgggaacgtaaaatggtgccGCCGCTGTGGAACACAGCTgggcatttcctcaaaaaattaaaaatagaattaccatttgattCATCAATTCTACTTCTGGTTGAAACTTGAGGACCTTGAatagtacctcatataagtggaatcatacactatcttttgtgactgccttatttcacttagcataatgtcctcaaggttcatccatgttgtagcatgtgttaaaatttccttcctttttaaggctgaatcatattccattccTACAGCTAGGAGTACCCATGTAACATAGCTCTAGACAATGAGATGTAAGCAGAAATCTACCAGAGCCAGCTAAGAAAGATTTGACCTCCTGTCTCAAATTTAGATACAATGCCTGGAGCTGTGGCCTCCATCCTGTGACCATGATGTAAAAGCCAAGAGAATCAGAGAGACTTCAGTTAACAGCAGCAGCCTCTCCTCTAGACTTCTGTGGGAAAAAACTTACGTGCACAACACTGATGGGCAGGTCtgctgttacttgcagccaaaagcatTTATAACTAATACACTTGGTCAAGTTATATCACCTCTGTCTCCCCAACCGGAATGTAGGTTCCACAGTGGCAGAAAACATGACTTTGTTCACCACTATGTGACCAGCCCTTCCTCTCCCAGCCAGCGCCCGGCAGAGCCCACACAGATGGAATGAGTGTTTGCGGTTATTCATCCAAAACCTAACAATACCTTCCTTTGTGGTTGACTGAAATAATCATGCAAAATGCTTAAAAGAGCACTCGGTACACAGTAAGCCTTCAAAAAACAGATGTAGCCGAATGTCTCCGCCATGGCTACCAGGCCACCTCCCACTTCCTCCCGACTTCCCCTGGGAAGCTTTGCTCAGACGGCTGGCTCTTCATCACAGGGTACCCCACAACTGTGCTGCAGCCATCCAGCCCCTTTTGGTGTCACCCTTTTTGGTGACAAGGCCCACGTGGAGCTCGCACCTTTGgctattctcttttttccctgtcTACGTAAGTAACAAATGGAAGCTAAAGTGGGTCTTGTACATTTACCAGTTCAATCAGTCCCACCTTGGCCTTGACTGTGTGTCGGTGTGTGTGCTTGACCGTAAGTATTatgttatttccattattatcattatcgtCTTTGGTCTAAGACTGCCCTCCCAGCAACTTCTCCTCTCAAAGACAAGACGCACAGCCAGAggaaattcttcattttatttccactcACAACCTCCAGAAAGGATCAGTCCCCGCCCTCCCTCACCTAgaggcagcccctcccccaacaccttcACAAAACACTGATTTCCTCCCAGACCTAAAAGGAACACCCAGTCACCCATTATGGCcattcccacccacccacccacctccccagctgCCCACTTATCCACCTGCTCTGTGAACTGGGCCACCTTTTGGTTCCACCCCCAAATGTAGTTCCCCAAGGTCACTTGGCTTATTTTGCTTGTATTCTACGGGCAGCTTTCTTAAAGCCCTCCCTGACTTAGTCTCCAGATGGCTTCCCTGTCCTCCTTTGCATAGACGTTCTGCAGAGATTCCTGGCCTCACTTCCCTGCTTGAGAGACCAGGTTTCCAagctctcccctgcccccccaatTTCCCATGGGCCTCTGTTCCTCAGCTGTTAGTTGAAGGGTATAGATGTTGACTAAGGCCAAACATTCCATGattctggggagggaggaggggagcaaATTCAGAATGGAcaggaaaggaggcaaggataaaaggggagggggaggggaggggaagtttGGACGGCAGCTAGAGGCAGGGGGATGATGGGGGACCTCCCAGCTCAGCCCCAGAAACAGAAGTGAGCCACAGCCGAAGAGCAGCATGCCCGCTATGGCCTGAAGACCCGGCCCAGCTAGCTGGGCCGGGTCCTCTGGCTTCGAGCCTTGTACACTTCGATGAGCAGATCCTTGACGTACTGGATCTCCCGCTCCACCGACTCAGCCCTCTCCCTCAGCTCCCGGTTCCgggcctccagcccctggcactcGCCCTCCAGGGCCTCGCCCTCTGCACGCTTCCTCTGGCGGTACCTCAGAGCTGCTGACTTGTTCTGGTCTCTCTTCTTTTGCTTGCGGTCCCCTCGGGTGGCGGCAGGattggggtagggggtggggcgggagggttgagggggaggagaagggggttgCTGTGGGGGGCACAGGGGCGCCAACCCCGAGTCCCCCTGCTCGGCCTCACTGCGGCAGTAGATGGCCAGCAAGTCGAGGGTGTCCGGGGCCGGGGTCGGGGGGAGGTCAaaggtgggcagggggaggggaagggagagggcggGTGCCGGTGCTGGCTGTGTCGGAGGTGGGGAGGATGGTGGGAGGAGTGGGGCATCAAGGAAGTCTTCCATCTGCTCCAGCTCCTTCTTGAGGAGGGAGGCCATAGCTTCCAGgtcaggtgggggtggggaaggtggggagagggcacCTGAGGGCAAGGGGGGCTCCAGAGGGAGGAGGGCTGTAAAGTCCACCCTCTCGGTCATCCAGTCGGAGAAGCCGTCGCCTGGAGGAttggagagggagggacagaaagCTCCTTGAGTTCCTAAGCCTCCACCCAACCAGGTCCCACTCACGACTACTTCATTCGTCCCATTCGTTGAGTAAAACCACCAACCAGCCAATCAGTCAACCAACCAATCAAGGAATCATCAAACCAGTCAACAGACCAACAGACCAGCCAACTAACCGACCAATTAGCCAAAGAATCAATGAACCAGTCAACCAACCAATGACCCAAACAACAAAACAGTCAACCAGCCATTTCTGCAACCATTCTAACATCCTCTTTACCGATTAGCCTGCATCTGTGGTTTCTTGATTTACCCTCTAGTTTACTCGTAAACGGCAAACTAAATCACACATAAACACACcctgtttcatctttaattactGAAAACCCACTATGTACCAAGCATTTGGGATACACTAATGAATAAAACACTTCCTGCCTCAAGAGCTCTGCCTATGCTGTTTCCTCCACCTGAAaagctcttccctttttttttttttttttttgcagtacacgggccgagccgctccacggcatgtgagatcttcccggaccggggcacgaacccgtgtcccctgcatcggcaggcggactctcaaccactgcaccaccagggaagcccagttcttcCCTTTTCATGGCTCATTCCTTACCATTCTTTAGGTCTCAGCCAAAATGTTACTGACTTGGAGAGGGTTTCCTGGCTCCCCGCTCTAAACGTGTCcttgttgtcatttttaaaaaatatatttatttatatatttatttatttttatttatttagttgcgctgggtcttagttgaggcaggcaggctccttagttgcagcatgtggactcttagttgcggcatgcgtgtgggatctagttccctgaccagggatcgaacctgggccccctgcattgggagtcttaacccctgcgccaccaggaaaatcCCCCTTGTCATTTTTAAGCTCAGCTACTAAGTGTTTCCCACTTATCCCCATGCATCATGGTTTAATATGTctcttgtctgtctccccagtAAAGTGTgagctccaagagggcagggatCATGTCAGTCTTGTTTccagctgtatccccagcacctaagaCAGTGCCTGACTTATtatacatgctcaataaatacttattgaatgagtgaaaagtgaatgaatgaattcttctcccctgccccccacagcccAGCTCACCCCACCTCCATTCTTTGCCTGCCCTTACCTGCCAGGGGCTCTCCCCCCGCTGGAAGCCCGCCCTCTAGGGCTCCCCCAAGGACCTCATAGGGGCCCaggggggcaggggccagggggaGTTTCCCATAGTCTACGAGCCAGCCCAGCCCGCTAGCTGGGAGCAGGGTCCtgtccagctccagccccagggTCGCCAGGAGTGACATGGCTGCAGCACGGGCGTTGGGCACGGATGGCAATGGAGAAGGCTGCACCAACAAGTGGCAGGAGGCTCTGGCGGTTACTCAGCTGGACGAAGACAGGCA
Coding sequences within it:
- the ATF5 gene encoding cyclic AMP-dependent transcription factor ATF-5; the encoded protein is MSLLATLGLELDRTLLPASGLGWLVDYGKLPLAPAPLGPYEVLGGALEGGLPAGGEPLAGDGFSDWMTERVDFTALLPLEPPLPSGALSPPSPPPPDLEAMASLLKKELEQMEDFLDAPLLPPSSPPPTQPAPAPALSLPLPLPTFDLPPTPAPDTLDLLAIYCRSEAEQGDSGLAPLCPPQQPPSPPPQPSRPTPYPNPAATRGDRKQKKRDQNKSAALRYRQRKRAEGEALEGECQGLEARNRELRERAESVEREIQYVKDLLIEVYKARSQRTRPS